CCTGGCCGAGCGAACGGCGTTAGATTGGCGCTGACCATTACCACCGCAGCATTACGACTGATGACTTCCTCGGGCGTCAAATTGACCCCGAACTGAGACAGCACATTGGCAATCGATTGTCGGGTTGCCTTATTGCTTGCGGAGTCTCCAGTCCCTGCGAGACCTGTCACCAGTCCATATCCAGAGAGACTATTCTCACGCCAACCGGTCAAACGTCCTAAATCCTTGATTCTGACTCCCTCTGCATTTGCTATATCAACTATCAATAACAAAGCAAGGAGGCCGATGAAAAACTTATGCATGCTTACCATCCAATGAATGCGAGCAGTCGAGACCACCAGCTCGGGCGTTGCCTGCTGGCCAATTCACCTTCCCCCGCATAACTGATATTGGCTTCACCCAATCGGGTCGATAAAACAGTATTGTTATCCTCAATGTCACGAGGTCTAACCACACCAGTCAATTGAATCTCTTGCTTTTCATCATTGATATTCAGCAATTGTTTACCAGAGACAACCAAATCACCATTCCGGCGAACCTCCTGCACCGATACAGTAATCTGGGCCAGCAAACGTCCAGAACGCTGAGTTCGTCCTTTCGAATCGAAACCATTATCGGTTTGCAAACCCAAGCCATGCTTCAATGCGCCATCCACATCAGCCTTCAAACCAACATCATTCTTCCGGGAAGACCCAAAATCGGTAGAGCTACTGGCTGTTGCATTTTCGGTAATTTGTACAGTCAATAAATCACCAACACGATATGCCTTGGCATCTGCTACCAATGAATGAAATGTCCTTTCGTTGTATAGACTTTCGGCCTTTACACCACCATGCATTACCAAGCACAGCCCAGTCATGGCTATGCACAAGTTCGATTTTAATTTTTCCATTGTGCCCCCATCGCAATCAACACTCCTGGGCGAATAACTTTGCCATTAACAGGTGCCGTACCATGAGCGGGTTTCACCTGAATAATTTGTCCTATTTGCCCATCCGCAAGTGCAATGGCCTCCGTTTCAAGTGTAATACCACCAGTATGGATACTCAGTATCACGCTGCTACCCTGCGAAACTGCGGGGGGAATATACAGATGGCTTCGCCTGAGCACCTTCCCAGGCATAAGAGTTTGCTTAAGCTGAATACTTTCATCACATGAAACAACCATATCAGGTGTATTAGTCATATCAACAGTTTGCTGCCGAAACAACAGACATGGCACGGGAATATGGGCGGGTATTTCTTGCTGGCTAACCCAGCCTGTACGGAGAATTGAAACATTAAAACCTAGGCTAACTGTTCGGGCGTATTGACCATCTACAAAAACGTCAAAAGACGTGAACATCTTACTACTCACCCCAGAGCCTGTGATGCGTGCCTGCCGGTATGTAACATCTCCGGTAGGTATCTGAATCTGATCGTTGCCGCCAACGTAACTGGCTGCCACCTGATCATTTGCAAACCTCTGGATCAACAACAGCTTTCCTTTTTCAACCAATTCATCCAGTGACAATAACTGAGTCGCTGAAGTGATTGTTACCTTCTCGCTACCATGCCAAGCCAACCTTGAGAAGACACGCCGATCATATTGTTGAATAAGTCTATTTACCGCTTGTTGGCTCACGACCAGTTTAGACCCCACGCGAGGAAATGATATAACGGGTATATTGCGTAACATGATGCAGTCAGATTCAATATCACAATTGACGGTAGCAATATCACCAATCAGGGCAACGCGTTTGCTAAGTTGGACCGAATCCTTCAATTGCATGCCGACCACTGCTTGCGATGCAGGGGTAAGCAAGCCA
The sequence above is a segment of the Chitinivorax tropicus genome. Coding sequences within it:
- a CDS encoding flagellar basal body L-ring protein FlgH, producing the protein MEKLKSNLCIAMTGLCLVMHGGVKAESLYNERTFHSLVADAKAYRVGDLLTVQITENATASSSTDFGSSRKNDVGLKADVDGALKHGLGLQTDNGFDSKGRTQRSGRLLAQITVSVQEVRRNGDLVVSGKQLLNINDEKQEIQLTGVVRPRDIEDNNTVLSTRLGEANISYAGEGELASRQRPSWWSRLLAFIGW
- the flgA gene encoding flagellar basal body P-ring formation chaperone FlgA, yielding MSKLKLYFFIIFGLLTPASQAVVGMQLKDSVQLSKRVALIGDIATVNCDIESDCIMLRNIPVISFPRVGSKLVVSQQAVNRLIQQYDRRVFSRLAWHGSEKVTITSATQLLSLDELVEKGKLLLIQRFANDQVAASYVGGNDQIQIPTGDVTYRQARITGSGVSSKMFTSFDVFVDGQYARTVSLGFNVSILRTGWVSQQEIPAHIPVPCLLFRQQTVDMTNTPDMVVSCDESIQLKQTLMPGKVLRRSHLYIPPAVSQGSSVILSIHTGGITLETEAIALADGQIGQIIQVKPAHGTAPVNGKVIRPGVLIAMGAQWKN